The following nucleotide sequence is from Salvia miltiorrhiza cultivar Shanhuang (shh) chromosome 7, IMPLAD_Smil_shh, whole genome shotgun sequence.
TCTTTCATTAACTGATAGAAATATCAGCCAATCCGCCATATTTTTTCTTGACAGAAAAATAAGATAAGGAGATGGCTCCATGTGCTCTGATTCATTATTTGGGATTCTAATTCAGGAGCACTCCCAAAGTGTTTCAAAGGTGAAGTTATTTTGACGTAGGTTCATCACCCCTAAATATACGTGTGTTAAGTGATGGATAGTAATGCCACGTTTTGACGATTAAATCAGACATTTTTCACAACCACAAATTGACAGCACTGCGCTTCATGTAGCCACTGCCGAAGCCTCCGGCCTTCACCATATATAACCACAAACCGCCAAAAGTCCAGTGAATTCTTCTACTAAAAATAACTCAAAATTGGCGTTATTTAACTAAAATTTCTACTACGTTTATTTCAGTTTGGCTTTTATTCACATAAAATATATGTATCTTTTTTATTATCATGTTCATAATTTTCACATTAAGTTcacattaatttaaaatagaaCCTGCGGAGCTTACATTAGAAATCCAGATCAGAGTCTGCGTCCAAAGATGCAGCTGCCAATCACATATAGTACTAGTTTTTAatactattataaattaaattcattCGGATATTACGAGATAATTAATTcaggtggtctcctgtacacccgggtATACCGTATACCCGGATTGTACCCGACTCGGATCCTGACCCAATCTtggcccattttttttttttgaaatgacactaacactaacaagGAATGACACTAGctaacactaacacgatcttgaaatgacactaacactattttgttttacaaatgacattatttcgAAAATGATACTCTAACAATagtgaaatgacactaacactacggtgtaaaatgacactaacactatatcgaaatgacactaacacttgacattcggATCGGATAAAATAGTCCAGTTGGATCAGATCCGAGTCAGGATTCGAATAGGGTACAACTCGGGTATACCACCCGGGTGTATAGGAGATTTTGTATAATTATATCAAATACATATTCCCTCCTTTATAAAAAAAGATGTAGTGTATAAAGAAATACGTACATATATTTCGTTCTCTTATGCCCAAAATTATACTATCAGTTAGCGTTTTTCAATTACTTTTGATATGCGAATGGGAAGAATATTaattatagaaaaaataatatccTTATATATTTATCGTGCATTAAACAAAACCTTAATTAGCATTTATTTTAGTCTCTATATTACACACACAGAAAGACGCAAACGAAGCATTTATATATATTCTGTATTCCAATTAATATTTGGTTGAATTTGAGCGTATAAGTAATAAAACGTAGAGCTGGAAAAATGAATGAGCTAGCAGCCCATGAGTTGTTTGGGTTTGGGGTCGGGCACCGTGCCATCGTTTCCGGCGAGCGCCGTGTACTTGTCCTTCCTGGTAAAAGACGTGCACTCGTAGGAGAGAGTGGCGGCGATGACCCGCTGTATGTAATTGGCCACCTCGTGGCTGGACTTGCCGGCGCCGCGCGTCAGCTGGCGCGGCACCTTGTTGAGGAAGGTGACCTCGTAGGCGGGGCTAGGGTTCATGAAGAAGTAGAAGGGGTCCATCCCCTTCCAGCCCCGCGCCGTGGTGCCATGGAACATGCTCATCCGGTTCACCATCGCCACCGGCACCAGCTCATCCGTCAGCTCCGCGAAGAGGGACGAGAACCGGAGGAGGAACGGCTCGCGGCAGGTGGTGCCCTCGGGGCAGATGGCCAGGTCCCCCTCCTGCAGCAGCTTCTTGATCATGGCCGCGTCCGTCGCGCGGTCGCGGCTCAGCCGCACGGTCTTGATCGGGGAGATCATCTCCGAGAGGCGGGACACGGAGTAGGTCACGGCCGGGATGGGGCGCCCCAGTGCCGTGGAGAGGAAGATGGGGTCCAGGAGGGTGCGGTGGGAGCAGATGAAGAGCACCCCCGAGTTGCCCGAGGACTTGCTCACCGCCGGCGGAGGCCTCCCCTTCACGCTCACGCGGACGCCCAGGGCCCAGAAGGCGTAGTACACCAGCGGCATCGGGAGGAGGGCGCCGGCGGCGATGCGGAGGCACGCCAGGAGGAACCCCACCGGGATCCACACTATAATCAGCAGAGCCAGGAAGGGCGTCGGCTTCTGCACCAGCCGCCCGTCGTGGAATATCACCGCTTTCCGGAGCTTATCAACGCTCACCGCCTTCACTTGTGCTTTTGCCGCCACTATGTAACCCTCCTGCATTTTTAATTTCCATtacgtattatatatatataaaattaaatagtaaTGGAGAAGAAATTAACCTTGCATAAACTCATGAAGGGAAAATCGGTGTGCCTGTCGCCGAGTCCGATCTCCGGCGACGCCTCACCAAAGGCGGCCCTAAGCGCCGCCGCCTTATTGTTCCCGACCAAAACCCCCGGGGGCTTGACAAACCCGGTGGCTCTCCCCCTAAACGTGGACACCTCAGTCCCCAACACCAAATCCGCGCCCAAAAAGTCCTTGAGAAATGCCTCCACCATGATCCGGGGGTTCGCCGTCAGCACGCAGCGCTTGCCGCAGGCGGAGAACACCCGCCACGACTCCGGATGGAGGTCCTCGGAGTAGAACTTAGGGAGCACCGCGCGCGCTACTGATTCTATGTCGGAGACGCGCACTCCGGCGAAGGCGGCGAAGATGAGCACGCGGATCCCGGCGGACTCAGAAATGAGGTAGTAGAGAATTCCGGCGATAGGCGAGAGCAGGAGCAGGAAGAGGAGCCGCAGAGCGCCGCCGGCCTCGAAGGCGACCAATGCGAAGTAGGGGAAGGAGCTCCTCCCCCTCAGCAGCGTCCCGTCCATATCCGCCACCACGGTGTCGTTCTCTCTCCCGATCGACGCGCACTCGTGGACGCTGCGGAAACCCGCCGCGGCCATCGTGTATTGTTGAGAAAAGAAGCTAAGGTTTATGTATTTAATGATGTGTTTGTTGAATTTTGCGGTTGAGATGGGGGATGTGTgcatatatagagagagaaagggatgGTACCATTGAAGAGTGCGGTTGACAAATGGACAAAACAAAAAAGCATGGTTTTTTTGCAAGAACGATGATGAAATTTATGTTTGGTGTCTGGTTTTACTAGAAAGAGACTGACAGCTTGTGGAGTTTCGTTACTCAActtgttttgttttcttagGGAAAATCATCCTTCttctttttgtcttttttttttttttgatatacCTAGCTTtttgtctcttttttttttaaatgcatcaaccgtataattaaatataattgatTTTTGTTTAAAGTTTTGGAGATCGATGCTTCTTTGTTACAGCAGTACAGAATCTATGCAAAGACAATGCTCGGATTCTTAGTTAATGTAAAACTATGAATTTTTAGATTGAGCTTGCTAGGGAATATTCTTCTCCAACACAAGAGATCATGTAATTAAACGAGATTTTCAGTTTAATAAATGTTATTatattagtataattttataAGATCACTATATATActtatttaacattttattaaattttgctGATCAGGTATGAAgccttttaattaatttacagATTGAGAAAGCATATATTATAGATTGCggtaaataaattagtgatatATTATAGAAAAAGTAGttgagatcctctgtcccacttaATTTATCACTCTATATATGTTTttactttcaactttttttaataatatttttaattatttattacaaaaGTTTTTTCGTAGCTACATGCATAAATAATACCTTATCTGTCTACAGAACAAATATCTTCATACATTTTTAGACATAATCCACTGACTATCATAATCCTTAAAATTTTCATGTATTTACACATATTTCTTCTATTAATTAACCCATCATTTTCTTTAAATTGTGGAACCAATTCCCCATTCATCAAATATACCACTAAGTTTTCTTAAAATCTATATTCAAAAATTGAGGAAGATGTTTCAAGAGGAGGTATAAATAATGTTTAGCcacgtattttttaaatttatattgcCTATATATCCTTAACCTTTCTTTTACTcttcttttatctttttctaaattaaataaacataTGAAGTACTCCCTCTATCtataaaaaagtatatataataatttgatGTCTACAAagagtatattatatatatttttttaggatATGACTAGCCATATTCTTATATTTCAACCTCACAATTACTCATTTCTATATTGTGAAACCATTTTTTTACTACGCACAtccaattaatattttattaaaactcacaACAAATCTAAtgttataatatattttttatgaacggatgaaatattattttattagatTCTTTTATGTATGATTTCCATCTAAATTTCTTAAAATGTCATGTAATACAATCTTTTTCATCTTCCAATTTACGAAGTTTTGCTCGAATATGAATAggcttcttcttttttgggtGGGAGTTACGAACTTACGAGAGAATTTATTGGATCAAATGATAGCTGAAAATTGtcatcaataatgctatttttggacaaaatttgtccggacaaaatatgataaaatattttataaaataaatttatttacaaattttggttcaaaataaaaaggaatttagctagttttattgttttctttatattgtatttttttgtaattttttaataatctttttaattattactccctccgtccgccaaaagtattccacaattactatatttggcgtccgcaaaaagtattccactttcctttttaagccatggtcccaccatccacctttatattttatccttacaaacactctttatttacaaaaaacccaccccaaattcaatctcaatcacacatctcataaagtggtgggaccctttctccactacatcaacatcatcacacattttattaaactccgtgcccggtcaaagtggaatacttttggcggacggagggagtattatttttaaagtacacgaactacaaataaaataaccaaaaataaagaaaatgttaaaaaattacgaaaaaattataatattggaaaaataataaaactaactaaatctttttaaatttgaatcaaaatttataaataaattaatttttaaaaaaatttaatcttattttgtccggacaaattttgtccaaatactACTGCTCAATTGTCAAAGCATCAGATCAATTGTCAAAGcatcaaaaatcttgaaaaCCTGTGCAGCGTTTGACTCACGGGGAAAGGTCAATAGTGTGAGAGTAAAAGACAAATATAGATAGGGTTTTGACTTTTGACATGTTTAAGGTATGCCTATTTATTGCTGCATTACGTCGATCCGAATTTCTTCCTTTCAGTTTTCCAGAAATTAATTATACGCATGGAATAAAGGAATTTTTTTGTATGTGGGGATGCGGTAGAAGAAAGAATTCAAACTATTTCAAACTCTTGCGACGTCATGGTGGTGGTTCACATGCACAACTCTCTTCGATCTATCTTCTTTAAATTTAAGggttaatttcataaaaatatttatatattatgacGTTGGCATCAAATtagttattaattaaaatttatttaaaaataatatttatatttggaTTATTGGCtcaaaatacaccaattttggaCAAATTCTACATTAATTTAttgattataataattttaacacGAATTTTATTGTCAGCCAAATTAAAGTTGACTTGGTATGCCGAAATCCTGATGTGGGCAAATTAGACGTTTGTAAAAAATAGTTATTAGCgcataaatacatcaactttgaaccaatttttatttttaacacgaactttaaaaattgcaaaaaaaaaataccaacttattgattgtagtaattttaaaacaaatttgAATTATCGAATTATGTTAATTGTATGGGGTAATAGTCAGAAAATACAAAggatttttccattttctgttttatatcatcaccttttaatttgaccaataaatacatcaatttataatttattcgcAATTGTCTCACGAATTGCAAGTTCACCCAAATCAAATCTGATGTGGCCGTCGAAATTGTCAACAGGGCAGCCGGAATTGCCAAATCATACGCACACACACATTCcactatctatctatctatctatctatctatctatctatctcacacacacacatgtcaGATTCACACGCGCGCGCGCGTTTGACCCTCTCATCCCCAACCCCCGAAGACCCTCTCCCTTTTCGAACCGGCCTTCTCAGACCACAGCACAACACCACTCTCTCACTCCTTTCCGTTCGGCCACTACTAAATTTTCACACATAGATAACGGAGTTTCTCCATTATCTATACCCCAAAAAAATCGTTATATATAGTGGTGTCGTGTATGATGCGGTCATACGTAACATAAAAAAAAGTGTTATCTATTATAATAGATAATGGTATACGATGCGCTCATACGTAACGCTAAACTACCATTATCTAATGTATTATACATAACAACTTCATGCGTTGATATGTAATGCTTGTGTACCGCTATCTATAATAGTTATAGATAACAGTTGTGACCGTTATCGTTATGTATTTCAACTACAGCTTTcaacatatttaatattttttctcaattcttatgttatttatttcaaaaaaatgaatatcactttaaaattttcatgaaTTAACCACACATTGAAATAATCAATTGAACACAATCATAGAATAAATGATCCAATAAACTCATGGAGAGAAAAACCAATACTCGAAGAAAGTCTAAACAGAAAAAACACGACCTAccaccctttttttttttttttacatgctGTCACATTCCAGACAACATCATTCTAAAatacagaaaaagaaaaatacagaTGTTGTAACATATGTATACCACATATCAAACAACATATCAATGAGGGATATATTTAGACGAGTAAATCTCTTAAACTCAAAAGATTTGGTGAAATTATCAGATTTATGAATCTCGTAATGAGATACTCAATCATAATGAACTCTTTCACAACCAAATCTCTCAAAAAATGATGTCGCAAAATTGCGTCATCTAAATAAACTTTATTGCTCATTTGTTCAAAAACAAAGTAGCAATTATAAGGTGACCAATTCCTTAGCATACTTGCACTAGCAGGATTTATCATCCATTGTGGGTACAACCAGGGCCAAACACTTAGTGTATCAAGTGTTGACTTTGATAACAAATGAAAGTTCTGTTGCTCTCGCAAATACAGAAATGTTGGATAGAATGATGGAACAATCAACCCAACATTATCgcataaaaaatagaaaagcaacataaaataaaagtacgCACAATGGATGATTTTATACtgcaatgttaattaattacagTTGTATATTCACTATAAAAATCTCTTTTACAATGAAGATACGTGAAACCACTCAATAGAATCCCTCTTATTGAGTGGTATTGATAGAAAAAGAAATTCCTTCTAATCCTATCAATAATGCTAGCAACAACTAGACTTTAATGAAGCTATTCTATGAAAAACCAAACATACAAATCACCAACTAGCCCTAACAAATGAGTCTCCCACTCAAGGAATGTTAGGCACACGAGTCTCCCACTCAAGGTGTGTTTTGAACTAGATGTCCGGTAAGATGTCGAAACAATAGCTTCTGAGCTCCTGCACTTGTAAATGTTCTTGTATGGACTGGTGCCGCATGCAGTGAGCTTTGCccctatttataaatccaatatATGCTTGATGGGCAAGAAAAACGTGGTTGAGAACATGGGTAGTGGATGTGCCTTCTAGGTTTTACTTGGAGCCAAAGTAGTCTTGTTGGTTAAGCAAATTAACCAACATCCCTTCTTTCATGGAGGACTAAGTCTTCAAAGCTTTAAATGATCTTCTTTTCCAATCTATGATATCCGATCCACACTTAAAGTCTTTGATTGGATTATTTCTTCTCCTTCACTTTGTGGTATacgaaatatataaatataaatattaattctatTTAAACAATATTTAATGAAGAATATAAAATCAAGGTTTATtcataaaatcaataaataaattattagagtTAAAATAACTCTAACAACATGTAattgtaacaaaaaaaaatgacgtCATTTCTACCAAATAAAAATGGTATTATATGTATAATCTTATAGCTTATTacataaataaactaaaatttaatacatatataattgaaaattcaaatgtaagtgtaaaaaaaaatgacgTTATATGTACCAAATAAAAATGGTATTATATGTATAATCCAAAAAAATGGTGttatatgtaaaataattattttatcaaagtaTGCagtcaaaattaaaattgaacacAAGCACCTGTATGAGTGTTTCCATAAAACTAGCTATCCCAAACTTGAAACATACAAACTTGGGTACAATCGGGTGTAACGTATAACCGGGTGTACCGTATAATCGGGTTGATCACACCcataatagtgttatttatacggTTTGTGTCAAGATGTAGGTTCAAGTCAGAATGCGGGTCAAAGTTTAGGTGTGTGTTCGTTAATTTATTTTCAGTATGCCGCAAGTATACAATGTAGTTGCGATAAGTGGAAACAAAGTCATATCCCGCAAGGATTGAtgaattcaaacttttaaatactattaataagttgttttcaatatATTTAGACAGTCAAAGTTCAAGAGTTattgataactaaaacaaagctaaattaaagcaagcaaattaaataacaataacataaacttaattaataaattggagaatgactcgaaggaaagttatcctaagGACTAGATTTCAATGGATCGTAATGAatttcaatctaaatcaatattaatcttgatatgacCCGATCTCCCCACTACGGATGACTAAAACAGTatattacgggtcataattgtcgtccccggtcaatttctaacctataactcccattAGCACAAAGGATCGATAAGCCCTcacacccaactctcaaccttccggtttattgagatgatatgtttcaaactcctaatctattataattatcctctcccgatttaaatcacaaattagaaatgcatacaAGGTGGCCAACCAttcatacaagaaataaatctaaggcttgaaaagataataaacacaatcaagatatatatatatatatatatatatatatatatatatatatatatatatatatatatatatggtgtggttctagagagaactgcATTATTTTTTAGAACCATCAaactaatgcatccactgtaaaaattaatgcattcgatgttaaaattaatgcactcaaaaaactttaaaaaattgcTCTCTtaaggattcgaacccaggatctgtattcatccaacaagataatgcatccaccgtagatcttgatgatcgaatggctgaaaatggttctccgttcttcttttatttagtggttctttcttgaacctctccatatatatatatatatatatatatatatatatatatatatatatatatataggggagggctaaaataaaaacacttcttaaaatataaaatataaacaattttcagcccttagatcatcaagatctacggttgattcgtaaccctgttggatgaattcgtggtcctgagttcgaatcccaaaggtagcaaaaatttatttttcacaatttgtaACCCTgatggatgaattcatacgtgttctacataaaattcgtacattgaaaaacgtttttatttttattttaagaagtgttttcacggtaaccattccctatatatatatatatatatatatataccactcccttagataaagaataaagaccaaatcataTGCGTTGATTTTGCTTAATCTAATGGTGATCATTCAACTGATTaagattattaatttttggttattttatttaataaaggtATGTATGTAATTATTGCACTAAATATATCTaataaaattttttatttatggaatatcCGTTTGTTACGTGAATAACGTATTCACAGAACAAATGAaaatactaatgttcgtcgatatgttcgtacaaaaacaaatgaacatactaatgttcgtcaatatgttcgtataaaaacaaattaatgaacatactaatttccgtcgatattttcgtataaaaacaaatgaacattcTAATGTTCGtctatttgttcatataaaaacaaatgaacatactaatgttcatcgataCGTTCTTCGAAAtagatcaggtcccagaatgggAAGAGAGGAATTTCCGGGATTtgttaaatactccctccgtcccatgaagcatgacacacttcttttcggcacgggaattaagaaattggtattttgtgtgttaagtgtggtaggttaAAAGGTGAAAAtttgaataaagggtaaattttttgccatttttagaaacgtgtcatgcttcgtaggacagaccaaaaaggaaactgtgtcatgcttcgtgggacagagggagtaaatGATAATCACCtatttttaattacatgaaaaattaaatcTGGATGCAACCTGGATCGTTGATTGAGATTCaatgaatggccttgatttgctCTTTATTTTCTATCTAGGGGAGTGGTTGTCATAGaatgcaaccatatatatatatatatatatatatatatatatatatatatatatatatatatatatatatatatatatataggaattggttcaattgagatttatatatattttgagattttgagataaataaacatataagtacattttaatgaacttgtcaattaatttttatgaacgtgCGTTGGTCTGggtctggggttcaatccctGCAAGTGgcgtattttttaataaattaaatagattcatatgttcatcagttatattgatTACGTTCAAAGAATTTaatgatatgttcatttatctcaaaatctcaaaatatttaaaatctcaatataagctaaccctatatatatatatatatatatatatatatatatatatatagggtcaagttaaatagagaatgctaaatatttagagaatagagaaatcgtgaaacaaaaacgaacagatctacaaatttaacgaacagatcaatgtaccgcatgaacagcaatttgaacagacgtatttagtaaaaaaaaagaaaatctcgccaccaacaggattcgaaccctgggcaaattgctgttcatgcggtacattgatctgttcgttaaatttgtagatctgttcgtttttgtttccgatttctctattctctaaatatttagcattctccgtttatatatatatatatatatatatatatatatatatatatatatatatatataggggcgcgctccagtgagaccccctatttttcgtgtaacatgagtacaatgaataagacatataatactaatgaacaaaacatatatctaatgaacaagatgtatatactgatgaaaaataaaatttaaaaaattcgtaatgaataagacatatatactgatgaatagggccgtatatactgatgaacaatgcagtatatactgatgaataacaaaatttaaaatattctgctccctccaggattcgagcCCTGCGGAAAAAAATCACcttccagatacaatatcagccatatgattgataaaataaacgcaccagatcgtgtcctagatctcactaaaattaggaggtctcattggagcggccccctata
It contains:
- the LOC130995685 gene encoding glycerol-3-phosphate acyltransferase RAM2-like gives rise to the protein MHTSPISTAKFNKHIIKYINLSFFSQQYTMAAAGFRSVHECASIGRENDTVVADMDGTLLRGRSSFPYFALVAFEAGGALRLLFLLLLSPIAGILYYLISESAGIRVLIFAAFAGVRVSDIESVARAVLPKFYSEDLHPESWRVFSACGKRCVLTANPRIMVEAFLKDFLGADLVLGTEVSTFRGRATGFVKPPGVLVGNNKAAALRAAFGEASPEIGLGDRHTDFPFMSLCKEGYIVAAKAQVKAVSVDKLRKAVIFHDGRLVQKPTPFLALLIIVWIPVGFLLACLRIAAGALLPMPLVYYAFWALGVRVSVKGRPPPAVSKSSGNSGVLFICSHRTLLDPIFLSTALGRPIPAVTYSVSRLSEMISPIKTVRLSRDRATDAAMIKKLLQEGDLAICPEGTTCREPFLLRFSSLFAELTDELVPVAMVNRMSMFHGTTARGWKGMDPFYFFMNPSPAYEVTFLNKVPRQLTRGAGKSSHEVANYIQRVIAATLSYECTSFTRKDKYTALAGNDGTVPDPKPKQLMGC